The genomic region AGGTCTGGTACAGCTTCATCGTTTCCTGCTGCTGCTTCATCTGGTCATCGGGGTACTTCTCCTTAATCTCGTCGATTTCGGGTTTCAGCACCTTCATGCGCGCCTGCGACTCGTAGGTTTTGTAGGTTAGTGGCCACGTCACCAGCTTAATAATCACTACCAGGATGGCGATGATAATGCCGTAGGAGCTAACGAATTGCTCCAGAAAATGGAAGATGGGGATGATGACGAATTGGTTTACCCACCGGAATAAGCCCCAGCCCAGGTACACGTTACGGTCAAACTCGGGTGCTACTTCTTTCAGTAGGCTAAACGAGTTAGGACCGAAGAAATACCGCATGCCCGCCTTGCCACTCTGTGCATCGGCTACCGGGATAGTCAACGACGACGTGAGCGTTTTGATGAACGTGGAATCGTTCAGGTCAACCGTCGAGTTGAATTTGCCGGTCGAGAAGTTGTTGTCAGCAATTAGGCCCGCCACGAAGAAATCGTGCTTGTGCGCAGCCCACTTCACTGGCTCGCTGAAGGTCTGCTCCTCGGGGTTTTCGCTGGCTTCAGTCAGAGCGCCCTGGTCGTCCTTCAAATAATAGTTGATCGTGCTGTGGTTGCGGTTCTGCTGGGCGTCTTGCTCGGTCTGGCGCACGTTATCCACGAAGGTGAGCGTGAGCGGCTCCTGCGCCACCACACGGTCTAGGCCCTGCATCCGCAGGTTGTAGCCTACCTCGTAGCTGCCGGGCAGCAGCGTATACACCTGCTCGATACTACCACCAGCCACCTGGGCCGTAAAGGTCAGCCGCTGACCCGTTTTGCCCTCAACTGCAAACGGCTGCGGCCCGCTTGACTCAAAATACAGATCGGAGAAGCGTACGGTACGGCCATCCAAGGTGCGGAAGCGAGTGTCCAGCTGGGCACTCTGCGCGTCCAGCAGGAAAAGCGGCTTGCCGAAAAATGTCTTGTAGTTGTTCAGGCGTACTGCTTCAATACGCCCGCCTTTGCTGGTGAAGGTCAGCGTAATGTTATCGTTTTGCAGCTGTGCTTGTTGGGCCGTTCCCTGCGCGGCGCCGGCAAAAGCGCCCAGCTGGCGCACCATCATCGCCGAGTCGGGGGCGGCGGCCACGGCGGTATCGCGAACAACAGCCGTGGTAGCGGCCGGTTTGGTGGCATTTTTGGCTTCTTCCTCTACCTTGGGGGCAAAAAAGAAAAGATACACCAGAAGCATAGCCGCCATCAAGAACAGGCCCGTTGCTGAATTTCTATCCATGAAAAATGGGTACTGAAAAAATAAAAAGTAGGAGTCGCGCCACAAAAATCCGGCGCGACTCCTACAAAGGTCGTGGTTGTCAGGCGATTTTTCCTAGCCCGGTAGTTTTGGCAGGGTAGGGGTCCAAATTCATCTGTCATCCTAAGCAGAGCGAAGGACCTTATGCCCGCAGAATGGTAAGCGTCACAATGACTTGCTCTCACGTGAGAAGGTCCTTCGCTCCGCTCAGGATGACAGAGGTTATTGATGACAGGCGAGTAGTAATGCCCTACCCTACAACTCGTTCTTATGCCGCTGAATAGCAGCTTTCACGAAGCGCACAAACAGCGGGTGAGGGTTCTGCACGGTGCTTTTCAGCTCCGGGTGAAACTGCCCGGCCACAAACCATGGGTGGTTCGGGATTTCCACTACCTCTACCAGACCCGTATCGGGGTTGGTGCCCGAGGCCACCATGCCGCCGTTTTCGAACTGTTGGAGGTAGTCGTTGTTGAACTCGTAGCGGTGACGGTGCCGCTCGCTGATGTGGTTGCGGCCATAAGCCTTGGCCGCCTTGGAGTTGCGGCGCAGCTCGCAGTCGTAGGCGCCTAGGCGCATGGTGCCGCCTTTCTGCGTGATGGCCTTTTGCGCCTCCATCATTGAAATCACCGGGTTCGGCGACATCGGGTCCATTTCCGTGGAGTTGGCACCTTCCAGGCCTAATACGTGGCGGGCAAACTCCACCACAGCCACCTGCATACCCAGGCAGATACCAAAGAACGGAATCTTGTTCTCGCGCACGTATTTCACAGCGGCAATCTTGCCCTCGAAACCCCGCTCGCCAAATCCCGGCGCTACCAGCACGCCATCCACACCGTGCAGCAGCTGAGCTACGTTCTCGGCTGTGATGTGCTCTGATTGAATGCTGCGCAGGTGCACTTTGCACTCGTTTTGCGCGCCAGCGTGCACAAAGGCCTCGTTGATGGATTTGTAAGCGTCAGGCAGCTCCACGTACTTGCCTACCAGCGCAATCGTCACCTCCTCCGTTGGGTTTTTCAGGCGGCCCAGGAAATCTTTCCAGCCTTCTAGATCGGGGTGGGTGCCACCGTTCAGGCGCAGCTTCTTAATCACGCGCTCATCCAGGTGTTCTTTCAGCATCAGCAGCGGCACCGAGTAGATGGTGTCGGCGTCGAGGCTCTCGATAACGGAGTTGATGTTGACGTTGCAGAACAGCGCAATTTTGCGGCGCATTTCCGGCGGAATAGGATGCTCAGAGCGGCACACCAGAATGTCGGGTTGCAGGCCGGCGCTGCGCAGGTCGCGCACCGAGTGCTGGGTAGGCTTGGTTTTCAGTTCGCCGGCCGCCTTCAGGTAGGGCAGCAGCGTGAGGTGAATGACCAAGGAGCTGCTTTCGGGCAATTCCCAGCGCAACTGTCGCACCGACTCCACGAAGGGTAGGCTCTCGATGTCGCCGATGGAGCCGCCGATTTCGGTAATCACCACGTCGAACTGGCCGGTTTCGCCCAGCAGCAGCATACGGCGCTTAATCTCGTCGGTGATGTGAGGCACCACCTGCACCGTTTTGCCGAGGTAGGCGCCCTCGCGCTCCTTGGTAATCACGTGGTCGTAGATGCGGCCCGTGGTCACGTTGTTGGCCTGGGAGGTAGGCGTGTTCAGGAAACGCTCGTAATGGCCCAGGTCGAGGTCGGTTTCAGCGCCGTCGTCGGTCACGAAGCACTCGCCGTGCTCGTATGGGTTCAGCGTGCCGGGGTCGATGTTGATGTAGGGGTCGAACTTCTGGATGGTGACCCGGAAGCCCCGCGCTTGCAGCAGCTTGGCAAGCGACGCGGAAATGATTCCTTTTCCGAGGGAGGATGTCACCCCGCCGGTGACAAAGATATACTTGGCCGTTGGAGCCGCGGACGTTGGGTTTCGGTCTGGCATAACGGGAAACAAAGGTACGAAAAGAACCGGGCGGGCGAGTGTTGCTTTTCGGGTATTTCTGGTGTAGGGGGAGGGTAGAAGGCAGATCGATACTATAGAACAAGAGGAAATTGCCGTAATTCACTCACTTCTCTGACAATCGACTCTGTCGAATTACCTTTTAGTATCGTAATCTTCTAAAATCGGCTATGAGTAAATACATGAAATTTATTATATTATTATTTGGGTTACATTCTTGTGACAACCAAAAAATAAAACATGAGCCTTTACGTATAGTTGATAATAAGATATTTTCTGACACTCAAACGATTGATGGTTATACTAAAAAGGCAGTATTTATAGAAACTATTGATAGAGGTGATTACTTTTATATTCCTAAATCGTCATTTTTAGATACTGTAGATGCGGTCATATTTCAAGATAAGAATTTTGAAAAGGTAAGTCCAGACAAGAGGTCGATAAAGTTGTTTTGGAATACAATATGTAACGATGGGTCTTATATTATAACAATCACTCCCGAACAAATTTTCCTTTCTAGCGGGCACAATAATCCAAACCCCAATGGGTTGTATTGGGTATTAGAAATAGATAAAAGTCAATTTCAGGCTATTAATAGTGGCATACGTAAAAACCCGCCTGCAAACTTTTACAATCTTTCAATCCCACGTAATGACAGCTTGTTTCAAGCACAAAACGTCTATCAATATCTCGAAAATAAAGACTATGACTCCTGCTTAATTCCATCGGATTGGAATGAGCAGACAGAAAAAGTTTTTAATACTTGTTGTAATAAAATGTTTGATAGACAATTGATTGCATATTCTGCTATATTGAATTCTTATATTCCAAAAAATATAAATAGAATAAAATTTCCTGATAGAAATAGTTATAAGGTAAAAACTTTTGGTATGTCGAAAAATATGATATTCGATTGGATGTCAACAGTTTATATTAAAAAGGAAAATTAAAAACAACTTTTAACCTCTCATGAATCTGAAAATAAACCACCTGCAACACGTTGGTATTCCAGTGACGGATATTGAATCGTCGGAAAAATTCTACCAACGCCTAGGTTTCGAAAACGTGATGACCTCTACGTTTGCGCACGAGGGAGGCGAGGGTAGGGTGATGATGATGCAACACGGAACAATTATCGTGGAACTGTATCAGATGCCCGAGCCCACGCTGACGGAAATCAGGAACCGCGCAAATGGTAAAATCGACCACATTGCGTTTGATGTGGATGATATTGATGAAACCTTCGCCACGCTGAAAGCAAACGGTTTTCGTGTTGTAGAAGAAGCGCCGGTGTATCTGGGCTTCTGGAAAAATGGCTGCAAATACATCAATATCTTAGGTCCCAATGATGAACGTTTGGAGTTTTGTCAGATACTGTAAGCCTTACGTGCGCAGTATCTACATGCTCGGCTGAATTTGTGATTCGGCTGGCAGAGTAGCAGATTTGTAATCTGCATGTAGAACCAGACCAGCGCCTTGCAAAAAGCCTAACGCATTTTGTTCTCCTGGTCAGCTTCCGCATCTTGCGCGTCTATGCTGATTGCTCTTTGTCGCCGCGTCGCGTTACTGGCGTTTCTGTTGTTGCCTGCCCTGGCGGCTGTTGCCACAACCCCACCTACCCCGCGCCCTCCCGATGTGGCGTGGCTCATTAAGTTGCTCACAGAGTCGGCAGTGTTGCGGCAACATCACGTGGGCGTGAGCCTGGTAGATGTAGCGACCGGTGAGAAACTCTACGAGCAGCAGGCCGACCGCTACTTTCTGCCGGCCAGCACCATGAAGATGTTTTCGCTCTACGCGGGCCTGCACCTGCTGGGCGACTCCCTACCCAGCCTGCGCTATGTGCGCCACCAGGACTCGCTGATTTTCTGGGGCTCCGGCGACCCTACCCTGCTGCACGGTGATGTGCCCTCGCGCCGCGCCTTCGATTTTCTGGCCAGCCGACCCGAGAAATTATACTATGCCTCCGTGCCCTGCGTCACGGCGTTTGGGCCTAGCTGGAGTTGGGACGATTACAATTATTACTACCAGCCCGAGCGCGGGCCATTTCCGTTGTACGGCCACACCGTGCGCTTCTACGCCCGCACTAGCCCTACCCCGCATCTGCGCTTGGTACCGCGCTACTTCGCGCCGGTAGTAGAACCCATGCCCACTGACTACCCCGCCGCCTCCGACGACCACGTGCGTCGGGCCGTACTAGAAAACAAGTTTTTCGTATTGCCGTGGGCTAAAAACTGGATTGACGAAACGCCTTTTCGGGTAGGGCCGGAGCTGACGCGGCTGCTGTTGCAAGACACTCTGCACCGACCCGTGACGGCGGTGCCCTTCCGCGCGCACGCCACCGAAACCGTATATACCCTGCGCGGCCTACCCGCCGACTCGCTGTACCGGCGCATGTTGCAGGTTTCTGACAACTTCTTGGCCGAGCAGCTGCTGCTGATGTGCGCCGGCCAGCTCCGCCCTGATTCGCTTAACTCGGCCCTACCCATCAAGGTCACGCTGGCCAACTACCTCCCCGACCTGCCCGACGTGCCGCATTGGGTAGACGGCTCGGGCCTTTCCCGCCAGAACCTCGTCACGCCCCGCGACCTAACGGCCCTACTGCTTAAGCTGCACCAAGAGGTAGCCGAAGCGCGTCTGCTCAGCCTGCTGGCGGCTGGCGGTGGCCACGGCACCCTGCGCCGCGTGTACCGCGACCCGAAAGGTCCTTGGCTCTGGGGCAAAACCGGCACCCTCAGCAACACGCACAACCTATGCGGTTACTTGCGCACAAAGTCGGGTAGGCTGATAGCGTTCAGCTTCTTGAACAACAACCACGTAGCCTCCACCAGCGCCGTGCGCGCCGAGATGGAGCGCGTGCTCACGCAAGTGCGGGCACGGTGGTAGGGTAGGGGATACACAAAAAGCGCCCTCCCAGGTGAGGAAGGCGCTTTTCAGAACGTCCTGCTGAGCGGAGTCGAAACATCTCTACTGTGAGTAATTATTTACTATCAGTAGAGATGCTTCGACTCCGTTCAGCAGGACAAGTACTATCGGACGATATTCTACTTAATGTACTTGGCCAGCGTTTCGCGGAGGTCGTCGCCGCGCAGGTTGGTGGCTACGATTTTGCCGGTAGGATCTACCAGGAAGTTCTGCGGAATAGCCTGCACATGGTACTGCACAGCCACTTCGTTCTGCCAGCCTTTCAGGTCCGATACCTGGGTCCAGGTGAGCTGGTCATCCTGAATGGCTTTCAGCCATTTCTCGCGGGCTTTTTCGTTGTCGAGCGACACGCCCAGGATATCGAAGTTCTTGGCTTTGTAGTCGTTGTATACTTTCGTGACGTTGGGGTTTTCCTGGCGGCAGGGGCCGCACCAGCTGGCCCAGAAATCCACCAGCACGTACTTGCCACGGTAGTCAGCCAAGGACACCTTTTTGCCTTCGGGAGTTTGCTGCGTGAAGTTGGGGGCCACTGCGCCGATGGAAACCGCTTTGATGGCTTGCAGCATCTCACCGTACTTCTTGCCCTCAGGGCTGTTCCGTACGGCCGGTGCCAACGACTCGTATAGTGGGGCTACCTCAGCATAGCTAGGTACAGATCCTCCAACTTGCTTTACCGCGCCCAGGCTTACGGGCGAACCGGGATGCGCTTTCACAAAAGCCAGATAATGCTGCTTGCTTTCAGCGGAAATGGCTTCCTCCCGCGCATCCAGCTGCTTCATAAACTCCGGCGACTTGCGCTGCTCTTCTGAGGCGGCGCGGTAGTCGGCCATCAGCGCCTTCATCTTGTCGTTGGCAGGTTTCAGGGTAGTCTGCAGCTGCTGGTGCTCCGTCGTCAGCTTGGAGCCGGTAATTTTGGCGGTGGTCAGCGAGTCGGCGCTGGTGAGCATTACAGGGCCTTTTTCCAAGAAGGTAGTGGTGCGGTCGGCCTTCTGGAAATTGGAAAGCGCCTGCTTCAGCTTGCCGTCGCGGGCCAGCACCAGCATCACTTGCTGCGGCGCTTCTACGGTGCCTTTAAACTCAAACGCGCCGTTGGTGAGGGCCGTGGAGTCAGAAAACTTGCCGTCGCGCAGCATATACACTTTGGCTGGTGCACTGAGCTTGCCGATTTTGCCCTTCAGTGTGTAGGGGGTAGGGGCTTGCGCCTGCGCCAACCAAGGCGCCAGTAGTAGAAAACCGAGCAGGTGTTTTTTCATGATGTGTAGTAGAATAGAGGTGAAAGGAGAGAAGTTACTTGATGTATTTCGCCAAGGTCGTTTGCAGATCGGCGCCGCGCAAGTTCACAGCTACGATTTTGCCAGTAGGGTCTATCAAGAAGTTCTGCGGAATGGCATTGATATGGTAGCGGGTGGCTATAGCACCTTGCATACCTTGGAGGTCCGAAACCTGCGTCCAGGCCAGCTTGTCTTCCTGCACAGCCTTCACCCAATTCTCCTTCGTATCATCCATCGACACAGCCAGGATGTCGAAGTTCTTGCCTTTGTAAGCCGTATAGGCCTTCGTCACGTTGGGATTCTCCTGGCGGCAAGGGCCGCACCAACTGGCCCAGAAATCGACTAGCACGTACTTGCCGCGGTAATCGGCCAACGACACCTGTTTGCCTTCGGGCGTCTGCTGCGTGAAATTGGGCGCTTGCGCACCAATGGCTATAGCTTTCAACCCTGGCAACATGGCCTTGTATCGTTGCCCTTCGGAGGTATTCTGGAGGGTAGGCGACAACGCGTTGTAGAGTGGTGCCAGTTCTGCGTACTGCGGTACAGGTCCAACAGCACTTGGCATGGCATCTAGGCTCACCCAGGAGGCAGGATTGGCTTTTATGAAGTTTGCAGTTGCCTGCTGATACTCTTTGTTGGTCGTATTAAAATACTCCTGCATACGCTCGCGGAACTCCGGAGCCTGTTGTTCTTGCGGTGAGGCTTTTTGTGCTGCTGCGATGAAAGCTTTTGCTTTGGTCGCAATGGGTACAAAGGAAGCCTTCATCTTGTTGTAATCCGCTGTTAGTTGCGTACCCGCAAGCGTAGCATTCGGCAGCGAGTCGGGGGTAGTTACAACCACAGGGCCGGGCTCCAGAAATATTTTAGTGCGATTAGCGGAGCGAGAAAAACCGTTTTTTAGACCTCCATTGCGTTCTACAATAAGATCTACCGCTTTCGGTTTGTCAACGGTACCTGTGAATTTAAACACACCATTTTTCAGCGTGGTGGAATCTAATAGCTCACTACCTCGCACCAGATAGATTTTTGCCGGTGCATTGAGCTTGCCAACGGTGCCTCTTACGGTGTAAGGAAAGGACGTTTGCGCCTGCGCCAACAAGGGCGTTGCGACAAGCAACGTAAGCAGATACTTTTTCATTGAAATAGAGCTATAAGTGAAAGAACAGGTAATACATATATAATCTGCTTGGCCCAAATGCCAAGCGCCGCGCAAAACCCGGGCGGCGTCTCCCTGGGTTCTGCGCGGCGCTTGCTGCGGCAGGTGGCTGAAAGACAGCCTAATATAGTACTCGGAACTTAATCGTGTGCTC from Hymenobacter aerilatus harbors:
- the yidC gene encoding membrane protein insertase YidC is translated as MDRNSATGLFLMAAMLLVYLFFFAPKVEEEAKNATKPAATTAVVRDTAVAAAPDSAMMVRQLGAFAGAAQGTAQQAQLQNDNITLTFTSKGGRIEAVRLNNYKTFFGKPLFLLDAQSAQLDTRFRTLDGRTVRFSDLYFESSGPQPFAVEGKTGQRLTFTAQVAGGSIEQVYTLLPGSYEVGYNLRMQGLDRVVAQEPLTLTFVDNVRQTEQDAQQNRNHSTINYYLKDDQGALTEASENPEEQTFSEPVKWAAHKHDFFVAGLIADNNFSTGKFNSTVDLNDSTFIKTLTSSLTIPVADAQSGKAGMRYFFGPNSFSLLKEVAPEFDRNVYLGWGLFRWVNQFVIIPIFHFLEQFVSSYGIIIAILVVIIKLVTWPLTYKTYESQARMKVLKPEIDEIKEKYPDDQMKQQQETMKLYQTFGVSPLSGCVPTLLTIPILFAMFQFFPNAIELRQQSFLWAKDLSSYDVFIKLPFYVKWYGDHVSLFTLLMTASTLLMTWQSQQMNTAMQGPMKFYSYLMPLIFMFVLNSFAAGLTWYYFVSNMVTFAQQAITRSFVDDTKIRAKLEANQVKNKDKKPSGFQARLAEAMKATQEREAAAKRQAGKK
- a CDS encoding CTP synthase is translated as MPDRNPTSAAPTAKYIFVTGGVTSSLGKGIISASLAKLLQARGFRVTIQKFDPYINIDPGTLNPYEHGECFVTDDGAETDLDLGHYERFLNTPTSQANNVTTGRIYDHVITKEREGAYLGKTVQVVPHITDEIKRRMLLLGETGQFDVVITEIGGSIGDIESLPFVESVRQLRWELPESSSLVIHLTLLPYLKAAGELKTKPTQHSVRDLRSAGLQPDILVCRSEHPIPPEMRRKIALFCNVNINSVIESLDADTIYSVPLLMLKEHLDERVIKKLRLNGGTHPDLEGWKDFLGRLKNPTEEVTIALVGKYVELPDAYKSINEAFVHAGAQNECKVHLRSIQSEHITAENVAQLLHGVDGVLVAPGFGERGFEGKIAAVKYVRENKIPFFGICLGMQVAVVEFARHVLGLEGANSTEMDPMSPNPVISMMEAQKAITQKGGTMRLGAYDCELRRNSKAAKAYGRNHISERHRHRYEFNNDYLQQFENGGMVASGTNPDTGLVEVVEIPNHPWFVAGQFHPELKSTVQNPHPLFVRFVKAAIQRHKNEL
- a CDS encoding VOC family protein; amino-acid sequence: MNLKINHLQHVGIPVTDIESSEKFYQRLGFENVMTSTFAHEGGEGRVMMMQHGTIIVELYQMPEPTLTEIRNRANGKIDHIAFDVDDIDETFATLKANGFRVVEEAPVYLGFWKNGCKYINILGPNDERLEFCQIL
- a CDS encoding D-alanyl-D-alanine carboxypeptidase/D-alanyl-D-alanine-endopeptidase; the protein is MLIALCRRVALLAFLLLPALAAVATTPPTPRPPDVAWLIKLLTESAVLRQHHVGVSLVDVATGEKLYEQQADRYFLPASTMKMFSLYAGLHLLGDSLPSLRYVRHQDSLIFWGSGDPTLLHGDVPSRRAFDFLASRPEKLYYASVPCVTAFGPSWSWDDYNYYYQPERGPFPLYGHTVRFYARTSPTPHLRLVPRYFAPVVEPMPTDYPAASDDHVRRAVLENKFFVLPWAKNWIDETPFRVGPELTRLLLQDTLHRPVTAVPFRAHATETVYTLRGLPADSLYRRMLQVSDNFLAEQLLLMCAGQLRPDSLNSALPIKVTLANYLPDLPDVPHWVDGSGLSRQNLVTPRDLTALLLKLHQEVAEARLLSLLAAGGGHGTLRRVYRDPKGPWLWGKTGTLSNTHNLCGYLRTKSGRLIAFSFLNNNHVASTSAVRAEMERVLTQVRARW
- a CDS encoding AhpC/TSA family protein; this translates as MKKHLLGFLLLAPWLAQAQAPTPYTLKGKIGKLSAPAKVYMLRDGKFSDSTALTNGAFEFKGTVEAPQQVMLVLARDGKLKQALSNFQKADRTTTFLEKGPVMLTSADSLTTAKITGSKLTTEHQQLQTTLKPANDKMKALMADYRAASEEQRKSPEFMKQLDAREEAISAESKQHYLAFVKAHPGSPVSLGAVKQVGGSVPSYAEVAPLYESLAPAVRNSPEGKKYGEMLQAIKAVSIGAVAPNFTQQTPEGKKVSLADYRGKYVLVDFWASWCGPCRQENPNVTKVYNDYKAKNFDILGVSLDNEKAREKWLKAIQDDQLTWTQVSDLKGWQNEVAVQYHVQAIPQNFLVDPTGKIVATNLRGDDLRETLAKYIK
- a CDS encoding TlpA disulfide reductase family protein codes for the protein MKKYLLTLLVATPLLAQAQTSFPYTVRGTVGKLNAPAKIYLVRGSELLDSTTLKNGVFKFTGTVDKPKAVDLIVERNGGLKNGFSRSANRTKIFLEPGPVVVTTPDSLPNATLAGTQLTADYNKMKASFVPIATKAKAFIAAAQKASPQEQQAPEFRERMQEYFNTTNKEYQQATANFIKANPASWVSLDAMPSAVGPVPQYAELAPLYNALSPTLQNTSEGQRYKAMLPGLKAIAIGAQAPNFTQQTPEGKQVSLADYRGKYVLVDFWASWCGPCRQENPNVTKAYTAYKGKNFDILAVSMDDTKENWVKAVQEDKLAWTQVSDLQGMQGAIATRYHINAIPQNFLIDPTGKIVAVNLRGADLQTTLAKYIK